From the Pseudarthrobacter sp. MM222 genome, one window contains:
- a CDS encoding dipeptidase: MTSFPAANPQTAPGQVGNIDAYALRRAVAESFDATITQLKDLVAIPGIAWPSFDPAPLNASAEAVAGLVRASGFDDVRILRCDKADGTPGGPAVVARRPAAEGKPTVLLYAHHDVQPTGDLALWETEPFTAVEREGRLYGRGAADDKAGILAHIAAYSAVARVLGDDLGLGVTFFFEGEEEAGSPTFRSFLESHRELLRADVIVVADSSNWKVGVPALTTSLRGLVDGTIEVKVLDHAVHSGMFGGPVLDAPTLLARLIATLHDADGSVAIAGLVSRDNATVDLTEAEYRADASVLDGVRLAGTGSIASRMWTKPALSIIGFDAPAVDVASNTLLPRARAKFSLRLAPGQDPAEAMDAVRKHIEANAPFGAHVVFTPGESGSSFLTDTSSKAARLALWALGEAWGVPAVEMGIGGSIPFIADLTELYPDVQILVTGVEDPDSRAHSANESLHLEDFRNAITAEAFLLARLNAEGLA, translated from the coding sequence ATGACTTCATTCCCTGCGGCGAACCCGCAAACCGCTCCCGGACAGGTCGGGAACATCGACGCCTACGCCCTCCGCCGGGCCGTTGCCGAATCGTTCGATGCCACGATCACCCAGTTGAAGGACCTCGTTGCGATCCCGGGGATCGCGTGGCCCAGCTTCGACCCTGCCCCGCTGAACGCCAGCGCCGAAGCCGTCGCCGGACTCGTTCGGGCCAGCGGGTTCGACGACGTCCGGATCCTGCGCTGCGACAAGGCCGACGGCACCCCCGGCGGCCCTGCCGTCGTCGCCCGACGCCCGGCCGCCGAAGGCAAGCCCACCGTCCTGCTGTACGCGCATCACGATGTGCAGCCGACCGGGGATCTGGCACTGTGGGAAACCGAGCCGTTCACCGCCGTCGAACGCGAAGGCCGGCTGTACGGCCGCGGCGCCGCCGACGACAAGGCAGGCATACTGGCGCATATCGCGGCATACTCCGCCGTGGCCCGGGTGCTGGGCGACGATCTGGGCCTGGGCGTGACCTTCTTCTTCGAGGGGGAGGAGGAAGCCGGCTCCCCGACGTTCAGGTCCTTCCTCGAAAGCCACCGGGAACTGCTGCGCGCCGATGTGATCGTCGTGGCGGACTCTAGCAACTGGAAAGTCGGCGTCCCGGCCCTCACCACCAGCCTGCGGGGACTGGTGGACGGCACCATCGAGGTAAAGGTCCTGGACCACGCCGTGCACTCCGGTATGTTTGGCGGCCCCGTGCTGGACGCCCCGACCCTCCTTGCCCGCCTGATCGCGACGCTCCACGACGCCGACGGCAGCGTCGCAATCGCCGGCCTGGTCAGCCGCGACAACGCTACGGTGGACCTGACGGAGGCGGAATACCGTGCCGATGCCTCGGTGCTCGACGGCGTGCGGCTCGCGGGCACGGGAAGCATCGCCTCGCGGATGTGGACCAAGCCCGCCCTGTCCATCATCGGGTTCGACGCCCCAGCGGTGGACGTCGCCTCGAACACACTGCTGCCCCGGGCCCGCGCCAAGTTCAGCCTGCGGCTCGCCCCCGGCCAGGACCCGGCGGAGGCCATGGACGCGGTCCGGAAGCACATCGAGGCCAACGCACCCTTTGGCGCCCACGTCGTGTTCACCCCGGGGGAGAGCGGCAGCTCCTTCCTGACGGACACCTCCTCAAAGGCCGCGAGGCTCGCCTTGTGGGCCCTCGGCGAGGCGTGGGGCGTCCCGGCGGTGGAAATGGGGATCGGCGGTTCCATTCCGTTCATCGCCGACCTGACCGAACTGTACCCGGACGTCCAGATCCTCGTCACCGGCGTGGAGGACCCCGATTCGCGCGCCCACAGCGCCAACGAATCGCTCCATCTGGAGGACTTCCGGAATGCTATTACCGCCGAAGCCTTCCTGCTGGCCCGCCTTAATGCAGAGGGACTGGCCTGA
- a CDS encoding DUF3043 domain-containing protein has product MFGRKKEAPSAQEIVDQQAAAASARDAAMGKGAPTPKRSAQVAARKRPLVPEDRKASKAAERVAIQDQRLKMRQAMDTGDERFLPFRDKGPQKRFARDYVDARFSLGEFLMFGALIFVVVSLLVPASSEQMIYVLGGFWVMFLAVFVDVFILSRKLKKRLTEKFGDVERGTVWYGSMRSLQFRRLRLPKPQVKRGDYPA; this is encoded by the coding sequence GTGTTTGGACGAAAAAAGGAAGCGCCCTCGGCGCAGGAAATAGTTGACCAGCAGGCGGCCGCGGCTTCAGCCCGCGACGCCGCCATGGGTAAGGGAGCGCCCACCCCCAAGCGCAGCGCGCAGGTGGCCGCACGCAAGCGGCCGCTCGTGCCGGAGGACCGCAAGGCTTCCAAGGCGGCCGAACGCGTGGCGATCCAGGACCAGCGGCTCAAGATGCGGCAGGCCATGGATACCGGGGACGAGCGGTTCCTGCCGTTCCGCGACAAGGGCCCGCAGAAGCGCTTCGCGCGGGATTACGTGGACGCCCGCTTCAGCCTCGGCGAGTTCCTCATGTTCGGTGCGCTGATCTTCGTTGTCGTCTCTCTCCTGGTGCCCGCCTCCAGTGAACAGATGATTTACGTCCTGGGCGGTTTCTGGGTCATGTTCCTGGCGGTCTTCGTGGACGTCTTCATCCTTTCCCGGAAGCTCAAGAAGCGCCTCACCGAGAAGTTCGGCGACGTCGAACGCGGCACGGTCTGGTACGGCTCCATGCGCTCGCTGCAGTTCCGCCGCCTGCGCCTGCCCAAGCCGCAGGTCAAGCGCGGCGACTACCCGGCCTGA
- a CDS encoding quinone-dependent dihydroorotate dehydrogenase: MRVYPTFFRLAFSWMDAERAHKIGFRAIRLVHSCGAGRVLQKFTAPAASLQTHAFGLTFPSPFGLAAGFDKEGHGIEALTELGFGHVEVGTITGQAQPGNPAPRLFRLVEDRAVVNRMGFNNDGAATVAPRLKSARAALQRRHPGVRPVIGVNIGKSKVVELDEAVEDYLVSARSLAPAADYLVVNVSSPNTPGLRLLQDVQTLRPLLTAVGEEADKAAGRHVPLLVKIAPDLSNEDIDDVARLALDLKLDGIIATNTTIGRGGLASGPEKVEACGAGGLSGAPLKQRSLEVLARLKAATGGELTLVSVGGVETAQDVQQRLDAGATLVQGYTAFLYEGPFWAAQINRLLAKHPSRR, translated from the coding sequence ATGCGCGTATATCCGACTTTCTTCCGGCTGGCCTTCTCATGGATGGACGCCGAACGCGCCCACAAAATCGGGTTTCGGGCCATTCGGCTGGTCCACAGCTGCGGCGCCGGACGGGTGCTGCAGAAGTTCACCGCGCCGGCGGCATCGCTCCAGACGCACGCGTTCGGCCTGACCTTTCCCTCCCCGTTCGGGCTGGCAGCCGGCTTCGACAAGGAAGGCCACGGCATCGAGGCCCTCACCGAGCTCGGCTTCGGCCATGTGGAGGTCGGCACCATCACGGGCCAGGCGCAGCCGGGCAACCCGGCTCCGAGGCTCTTCCGCCTCGTCGAGGACAGGGCCGTCGTCAACCGGATGGGATTCAACAACGACGGCGCCGCCACGGTCGCACCCCGCCTGAAGTCGGCCCGGGCCGCCCTGCAGCGCAGGCACCCGGGGGTCCGGCCGGTGATCGGCGTCAATATCGGTAAGAGCAAGGTCGTGGAACTGGACGAGGCGGTGGAAGACTACCTCGTTAGTGCGCGCAGCCTGGCCCCGGCCGCCGACTACCTTGTGGTCAACGTCAGTTCGCCGAACACTCCCGGGCTCCGCCTGCTGCAGGACGTGCAGACGCTGCGTCCCTTGCTGACCGCCGTGGGCGAGGAAGCGGACAAAGCGGCCGGCCGCCACGTGCCGCTGCTCGTGAAGATCGCGCCGGACCTCAGCAACGAGGACATCGACGACGTCGCGCGACTGGCGCTGGACCTGAAACTGGACGGCATCATCGCCACCAACACGACCATCGGCCGGGGCGGGCTGGCGTCGGGCCCGGAAAAGGTTGAGGCGTGCGGAGCCGGCGGACTCTCCGGAGCACCCCTCAAGCAGCGTTCACTCGAAGTGCTGGCCCGGCTCAAGGCGGCCACCGGCGGTGAGCTGACCCTGGTCTCCGTCGGCGGCGTCGAAACGGCGCAGGACGTCCAGCAGCGGCTCGACGCCGGGGCCACGCTGGTGCAGGGCTACACGGCCTTCCTGTATGAAGGTCCCTTCTGGGCCGCCCAGATCAACCGGCTGCTCGCGAAACACCCGTCCCGGCGCTAG
- a CDS encoding alpha/beta hydrolase — MTSDSAVPARGTTEWHADILGADFEACAFQARDPEGVARTATLVRHVPRGAAGSGPELRPGDAPPADEALHAAPPPFRAVLFLHGWSDYFFNTELAEFWTRSGFHFFALDLHNHGRSLRPDTHGGYVADLADYDAEITAAIGIIGSLRQEGTPLPAVTLMGHSTGGLVAALWASRHPGVASQLILNSPWLEMHGSPAVRRAARTLLGPLARLRPESVIRLPERGFYWRSISSSAEGEWTLNDEFRPPRAFPVRAGWLSAVLDGQARVARGLNLDVPVLVLISGASANGMVWKESMRSTDAVLDVNMIALRSLSLGRTVTLERIDGALHDVFLSAPRVRKDAYTRLARWIRAYALDGGGPR; from the coding sequence ATGACCAGCGACAGCGCCGTTCCGGCCCGGGGAACGACGGAATGGCACGCCGACATCCTCGGAGCCGACTTCGAAGCCTGCGCCTTCCAGGCGAGGGATCCGGAAGGTGTTGCCCGCACCGCCACCCTGGTCCGGCACGTTCCCCGCGGTGCCGCAGGGTCCGGCCCCGAACTCCGTCCGGGGGACGCCCCTCCGGCTGATGAGGCCCTCCATGCGGCTCCTCCGCCCTTCCGGGCGGTGTTGTTCCTGCACGGCTGGAGCGACTACTTCTTCAATACGGAACTCGCGGAATTCTGGACCCGCAGCGGCTTCCACTTCTTCGCGCTTGACCTGCACAACCACGGCCGGAGCCTGCGGCCGGACACGCATGGCGGCTATGTCGCCGATCTGGCAGACTACGACGCCGAGATCACCGCGGCGATCGGCATCATTGGTTCGCTCCGCCAGGAGGGCACACCCCTGCCAGCGGTGACGCTGATGGGTCACTCCACCGGAGGCCTGGTTGCCGCGCTCTGGGCCAGCCGGCACCCCGGCGTTGCGTCGCAGCTGATCCTGAACAGCCCATGGCTGGAAATGCATGGCAGCCCAGCCGTCCGGCGGGCGGCCCGCACCCTTTTGGGCCCCCTGGCGCGGCTGCGGCCTGAGTCGGTGATCCGGCTGCCCGAGCGGGGGTTCTACTGGCGCAGCATCAGCAGCTCGGCCGAGGGTGAATGGACGCTCAACGACGAGTTCCGGCCCCCGCGGGCCTTTCCCGTCCGCGCGGGCTGGCTCAGCGCAGTGCTCGACGGCCAGGCCCGAGTGGCGCGTGGCCTGAACCTGGACGTCCCCGTCCTCGTCCTGATCTCGGGGGCCAGCGCCAACGGGATGGTCTGGAAGGAATCGATGCGGAGCACCGATGCCGTGCTGGATGTGAACATGATCGCCCTCCGGTCCCTGAGCCTGGGTCGTACCGTGACCCTGGAGCGGATCGACGGGGCGCTGCACGATGTGTTCCTGTCCGCCCCTCGGGTCCGCAAGGACGCCTACACCCGGCTGGCCCGTTGGATCCGGGCCTATGCCCTGGATGGCGGCGGTCCGCGATGA
- a CDS encoding isoprenyl transferase, translating to MTKNRARQRSEPVVSPYPHPSGAMPPAIPAEFIPRHVAIVMDGNGRWANQRGLPRIEGHKAGEPALLDVVAGAIELGIQHVSVYAFSTENWRRSPEEVRFLMGFNKDVLRRQRNQLDDWGVRIRWSGRRPKLWGSVIRELEEAEDYTRGNSTCTLNMCVNYGGRAEIADAVSAIAEEVAAGRLRPGAITEKTIQKYLDEPDLPDVDLFLRSSGEQRLSNFMLWQSAYAEFVFLDTLWPDVDRRTLWDAVEIYAQRDRRYGGAVDAAVPVSGGPGI from the coding sequence ATGACGAAGAACCGGGCGCGGCAACGGAGCGAGCCCGTCGTGAGCCCGTATCCGCACCCCTCGGGTGCGATGCCTCCCGCGATTCCGGCGGAATTCATTCCGCGGCACGTCGCGATCGTGATGGACGGCAACGGCCGCTGGGCAAACCAGCGGGGGCTCCCGCGGATCGAGGGCCACAAGGCGGGGGAGCCCGCCCTGCTGGACGTGGTGGCCGGGGCGATCGAGCTGGGGATCCAGCACGTCAGCGTGTACGCCTTCTCCACCGAAAACTGGCGCCGTTCCCCGGAGGAAGTCCGGTTCCTGATGGGCTTCAACAAGGATGTCCTGCGGCGGCAGCGGAACCAGCTGGATGATTGGGGTGTACGGATCCGCTGGTCCGGCCGGCGCCCCAAGCTCTGGGGCTCGGTCATCCGGGAACTGGAAGAGGCCGAGGACTATACCCGCGGCAACAGCACCTGCACGTTGAATATGTGCGTTAACTACGGCGGCCGCGCCGAGATTGCCGACGCCGTGTCCGCCATCGCCGAGGAGGTGGCCGCCGGACGACTCCGCCCCGGAGCCATCACCGAGAAGACCATCCAGAAGTACCTTGATGAGCCCGACCTGCCGGACGTGGACCTGTTCCTTCGCAGCTCCGGTGAGCAGCGGCTGTCCAACTTCATGCTCTGGCAGTCGGCGTACGCGGAATTCGTCTTCCTGGACACGCTCTGGCCTGATGTGGACCGGCGCACGCTGTGGGACGCAGTCGAAATCTACGCCCAGCGGGACCGCCGTTACGGCGGTGCCGTTGACGCCGCTGTCCCCGTCTCGGGGGGTCCGGGCATCTAG
- the recO gene encoding DNA repair protein RecO encodes MPQPSSFAARAYRDDAVVLRTHKLGEADRIITLLTKHHGQVRAVAKGVRRTSSRFGARLEPFMVADLQLVSGRTLDVVTQAVAKGAYGSNIAADYGRYTVAAAMTETAEKLTDVDGEAGTAQYNLLVGALASLSRGDHTPELILDSYLLRALSTGGWAPSFTACARCGVPGPHNAFSAPLGGMVCADCRPPGSPAPAAETVLLLGALLTGDWTTADASVSVHRREAAGLVASYLQWHLERVLKSLKHVERT; translated from the coding sequence GTGCCCCAACCGTCTTCCTTTGCAGCCCGCGCCTACCGCGATGACGCCGTCGTGCTGCGTACCCACAAACTGGGCGAGGCGGACCGCATCATCACCCTGCTGACCAAGCACCACGGCCAAGTCCGGGCCGTGGCCAAGGGGGTCCGCCGCACCAGCAGCCGCTTCGGTGCGCGGCTTGAGCCGTTTATGGTGGCGGACCTGCAACTGGTGTCGGGGCGCACCCTCGACGTCGTGACCCAGGCGGTCGCCAAAGGTGCCTATGGAAGCAATATCGCCGCGGACTACGGGCGCTACACGGTGGCCGCCGCGATGACGGAGACGGCGGAAAAGCTAACCGACGTCGACGGCGAAGCCGGGACCGCCCAGTACAACCTGCTGGTCGGTGCCCTGGCCTCCTTGAGCCGCGGCGACCACACCCCAGAACTGATCCTCGATTCGTACCTGCTCCGCGCCCTCTCCACCGGCGGCTGGGCGCCCAGCTTCACCGCGTGCGCGCGTTGCGGCGTTCCGGGACCGCATAACGCGTTTTCCGCACCGCTCGGCGGCATGGTCTGCGCCGACTGCCGGCCGCCCGGTTCCCCGGCGCCCGCCGCGGAGACCGTCCTGCTGCTCGGTGCCCTGTTGACCGGGGACTGGACAACGGCGGACGCCTCGGTGTCCGTGCACCGCCGGGAGGCTGCCGGCCTGGTGGCGAGCTACCTGCAATGGCATCTGGAACGTGTCCTGAAATCCCTCAAACATGTGGAGCGAACTTAA